One window from the genome of Rhodococcus sp. ABRD24 encodes:
- a CDS encoding diacylglycerol kinase — MTSSVTVLTNPTAGNGNAPWAAAAAVARLRERGVTVTEIEGRTPQEALALARKAVTAGTDALVAAGGDGLISIAWQALAQTGTPLGIIPGGTGNDHARLFHIPVDDPLAAADIVASGEIATIDLGLAGDRWFGTVLASGFDSLVTDRANRMRWPKGPMRYNLAMLAELAQLKPIPYRIVLDDRTVEVDATMVSVGNGTSYGGGMLITPGAVLDDGLLDVTVVASGSRFRLVRLFPTVYKGTHVELEEVQTYRSHKIRLETGTPVTAYADGEPIAPLPIDITAVPGAGRVIIGAPLS; from the coding sequence ATGACGAGTTCGGTCACGGTCCTGACGAATCCCACGGCAGGCAACGGGAACGCCCCGTGGGCGGCCGCTGCCGCCGTCGCACGACTGCGGGAACGCGGGGTGACGGTCACCGAGATCGAGGGTCGCACACCGCAAGAGGCGCTGGCACTGGCGCGGAAGGCCGTCACCGCCGGCACCGACGCGCTGGTCGCCGCCGGCGGTGACGGGCTCATCAGCATCGCCTGGCAGGCCCTGGCGCAGACGGGAACGCCGCTCGGCATCATCCCCGGGGGTACCGGCAACGACCACGCCCGGCTGTTCCACATACCGGTCGACGATCCGCTTGCCGCCGCCGACATCGTCGCGAGCGGCGAGATCGCGACGATCGACCTGGGCCTGGCCGGCGACCGCTGGTTCGGCACGGTCCTCGCGAGCGGGTTCGACTCGCTCGTCACCGACCGCGCCAATCGGATGCGGTGGCCCAAGGGGCCGATGCGCTACAACCTGGCGATGCTTGCCGAACTTGCTCAGCTGAAACCGATTCCGTATCGAATCGTGCTCGACGACCGGACCGTCGAGGTCGACGCGACGATGGTCTCGGTCGGTAACGGGACCTCGTACGGCGGCGGCATGCTCATCACGCCCGGCGCCGTCCTCGACGACGGACTACTCGACGTCACGGTGGTCGCATCGGGCAGCCGCTTTCGCCTGGTGCGGCTGTTCCCCACCGTCTACAAGGGCACGCACGTCGAACTCGAAGAGGTCCAGACGTACCGGTCCCACAAGATCCGACTGGAAACCGGCACGCCCGTGACCGCCTACGCCGACGGCGAGCCGATCGCACCGCTGCCGATCGATATCACAGCGGTGCCTGGCGCCGGCCGGGTGATCATCGGGGCTCCGCTGAGCTAG
- a CDS encoding FAD-binding oxidoreductase, whose protein sequence is MSDAFAPEFPVTEAPSMEWDAWGVAESRRHLSAQVQGLLQQALGVSAEQSPPPTESDTAVRDCTLSAGRLAALADLVGPDHIHTDTSTRLRHAGGKSTPDLLRRRETQLQDAPDAVLLPGSHDEVMAVLRFCAGDAVAVVPFGGGTSVVGGVDPARGRFDSVIALDLRRLNALTDLDPISGVATLQAGVTGPQAEQLLGEHGFSLGHFPQSFQFATIGGFAATRSSGQASAGYGRFDDMIEWLKVATPSGTLELGRAPASAAGPDLRELFIGSEGTLGIITEVGLRVHPVPERTAYQAWSFPDFETGAAALRTVIQSGSAPTVMRLSDEAETGINLALSGDIGGDSPTAGCLAITTFEGTDAHVEARYAEATALLAAAGGNALGEAPAQAWEHGRFDAPYLRDALLSAGAIAETLETATRWSNLANLRSAVTTALTESLAAQGTPPLVMCHISHTYPTGASLYFTVVCAQTADPLSQWATAKRAAGDAIMAAGGTITHHHAVGRDHRPWMETEVGALGARVLRAAKDAIDPSGILNPGKLIP, encoded by the coding sequence ATGTCCGATGCCTTCGCGCCCGAGTTCCCCGTCACCGAGGCCCCCTCCATGGAGTGGGACGCCTGGGGTGTCGCCGAGTCCCGCCGACACCTGTCTGCTCAGGTCCAGGGCCTGCTGCAGCAGGCTCTCGGTGTCTCCGCCGAGCAGTCGCCGCCGCCCACCGAATCCGACACCGCGGTGCGCGATTGCACTCTGTCCGCCGGCCGCCTGGCCGCACTGGCAGACCTCGTCGGACCCGACCACATCCACACCGACACCTCGACCCGCCTGCGCCACGCCGGAGGCAAGAGCACTCCGGACCTGTTGCGCCGCAGGGAGACCCAACTGCAGGATGCGCCTGACGCGGTGCTACTCCCCGGCTCACACGACGAAGTCATGGCCGTGCTGCGGTTCTGCGCGGGCGACGCGGTCGCTGTGGTCCCGTTCGGCGGCGGCACCAGCGTCGTCGGCGGCGTCGACCCGGCCCGCGGCCGCTTCGATTCCGTCATCGCGCTCGATCTCCGGCGTCTGAACGCACTGACGGACCTCGATCCGATCTCCGGCGTCGCGACGCTGCAGGCAGGCGTGACCGGTCCACAGGCCGAGCAGCTACTCGGCGAACACGGGTTCTCGCTCGGCCACTTCCCCCAGAGCTTCCAGTTCGCGACCATCGGAGGATTCGCCGCCACTCGTTCCTCGGGTCAGGCATCCGCCGGGTACGGCCGCTTCGACGACATGATCGAGTGGCTCAAGGTCGCAACGCCCTCCGGCACCCTGGAACTCGGCCGTGCCCCCGCGTCCGCGGCGGGCCCGGACCTGCGCGAGCTGTTCATCGGCTCGGAGGGCACGCTCGGGATCATCACCGAGGTAGGCCTGCGAGTGCACCCGGTGCCCGAACGCACCGCCTATCAGGCCTGGTCGTTCCCGGACTTCGAAACCGGAGCGGCGGCACTGCGCACGGTCATCCAGTCCGGATCGGCACCCACCGTCATGCGCCTGTCCGACGAAGCCGAGACCGGCATCAACCTTGCTCTCTCGGGCGATATCGGCGGCGACAGCCCCACTGCGGGCTGCCTCGCTATCACGACATTCGAGGGCACTGATGCCCACGTCGAGGCACGTTACGCCGAGGCAACCGCCCTGCTCGCGGCGGCCGGCGGAAACGCTCTCGGCGAAGCACCCGCGCAGGCGTGGGAACACGGCAGGTTCGACGCTCCTTATCTACGCGATGCACTGCTCAGCGCGGGTGCAATCGCCGAGACGCTCGAAACCGCAACGCGCTGGTCCAATCTCGCGAACCTTCGGTCCGCGGTGACCACAGCCCTCACCGAATCGCTTGCTGCGCAGGGAACTCCGCCGCTCGTGATGTGCCATATCTCGCACACCTACCCCACGGGTGCGTCGCTCTACTTCACGGTCGTGTGCGCGCAGACCGCCGACCCACTGAGCCAGTGGGCAACTGCCAAGCGGGCGGCGGGGGACGCGATCATGGCCGCGGGCGGCACCATCACCCACCACCACGCTGTCGGGCGCGACCACCGGCCGTGGATGGAGACCGAGGTCGGTGCCCTCGGCGCCCGGGTCCTGCGCGCAGCGAAGGACGCGATCGACCCCTCCGGAATCCTCAACCCTGGCAAGCTGATTCCATGA
- a CDS encoding biotin transporter BioY translates to MSQTSPTGTPRNTARDLAQIAVFAALIIALGLPGTINIGGSAVPITLQTLGVMLAGALLGPRKGTLAVLTVIVLGLALPVLAGGRTSLMSLSSPTAGFLIGWLPAAAVIGWLSYRMLPRYNVFGGIAINLVGGIVVLYAFGIPGMLLKTDLTVPAAFAANLAYLPGDVLKAVVAAAVAAQVHRAYPALAARNLPVTAARADAV, encoded by the coding sequence GTGTCGCAGACATCCCCCACGGGCACCCCCCGCAACACCGCTCGCGATCTCGCGCAGATCGCCGTCTTCGCAGCGCTCATCATCGCGCTCGGCCTACCGGGCACCATCAACATCGGCGGGTCGGCCGTGCCGATCACACTGCAGACGCTCGGTGTCATGCTCGCCGGAGCCCTCCTCGGACCGCGCAAGGGCACGCTCGCGGTGCTCACGGTGATCGTGCTCGGGCTGGCGCTGCCGGTGCTGGCAGGCGGCCGCACATCACTCATGTCGCTGTCGAGTCCCACGGCCGGCTTCCTGATCGGCTGGCTGCCGGCCGCCGCGGTCATCGGCTGGCTCAGCTATCGGATGCTGCCCAGGTACAACGTGTTCGGGGGCATCGCGATCAATCTGGTCGGCGGGATCGTCGTACTGTACGCGTTCGGCATTCCCGGCATGCTCCTCAAGACCGATCTCACAGTCCCAGCGGCCTTTGCCGCCAATCTCGCCTACCTGCCCGGCGACGTCCTCAAGGCTGTCGTCGCGGCTGCCGTCGCCGCCCAGGTACACCGTGCCTACCCCGCCCTGGCCGCTCGCAATCTGCCCGTCACAGCGGCGCGCGCGGACGCGGTCTAG
- a CDS encoding DUF389 domain-containing protein — protein sequence MLHLRVISSSNRSAAVLRTLAAEPGVTHVTLALGAAIDPPGDVIEADVARACANDVLAALAALDLVRTGGISFEPAGTVLSRAGERAEAATPTRREEAVVWEQLLGQVREGARLTPTFLVFLSIAFLLSAVGVATASPLTLVGAMVVGPEFRPLAALSVGLVRRDFGLIRSSARTLAISFPVAMVVTALATLLWIRLGWIGTGDVENARVFDFIYEVGPFSLVVALLAGAAGMLALVTYASTVLVGVFISVTTVPAAGLAVVAVFAGKWSVMLSSLGQLGVNLIGIVLAGVAVLLVLQRAGRTGGSVISGSAVHPIPGVDEDKSQN from the coding sequence GTGCTGCATCTGCGCGTCATCTCGTCGAGCAACCGCTCCGCAGCAGTCCTGCGCACGCTGGCCGCCGAACCCGGCGTCACCCATGTGACGCTCGCACTCGGTGCCGCCATCGATCCGCCCGGTGATGTGATCGAGGCGGATGTGGCGCGTGCCTGCGCGAATGATGTCCTTGCGGCGTTGGCCGCTCTGGATCTGGTGCGGACGGGCGGTATTTCCTTCGAGCCGGCGGGGACCGTACTCTCCCGCGCCGGGGAGCGGGCGGAAGCTGCGACTCCTACACGCCGGGAAGAAGCTGTCGTGTGGGAGCAGTTGCTCGGTCAGGTGCGCGAGGGGGCCCGACTGACGCCTACGTTCCTGGTGTTTCTGTCGATCGCGTTCCTGTTGTCGGCGGTAGGTGTTGCGACGGCCTCTCCGCTTACCCTGGTTGGCGCGATGGTGGTTGGGCCCGAGTTCCGACCGCTGGCGGCGCTTTCAGTCGGCCTGGTTCGCAGAGACTTCGGGCTCATACGGAGTTCGGCACGCACCCTGGCCATCTCGTTTCCGGTCGCGATGGTGGTCACGGCGCTGGCCACACTGCTGTGGATTCGTCTCGGCTGGATCGGGACCGGTGATGTCGAGAACGCCCGCGTCTTCGACTTCATCTACGAGGTGGGGCCATTCTCACTAGTGGTGGCGCTGCTGGCGGGGGCGGCAGGCATGCTGGCATTGGTCACCTACGCCTCCACTGTTCTGGTGGGCGTGTTCATCTCGGTAACGACAGTGCCAGCTGCGGGATTGGCCGTCGTCGCGGTGTTCGCGGGGAAATGGAGTGTCATGCTGAGCTCGCTCGGGCAACTTGGTGTCAATCTGATCGGCATCGTGCTCGCTGGGGTGGCTGTGCTGCTGGTGTTGCAACGTGCCGGTCGCACCGGCGGGTCGGTCATTTCCGGAAGCGCCGTCCACCCCATCCCCGGTGTGGACGAGGACAAGAGCCAGAACTAG
- a CDS encoding TetR/AcrR family transcriptional regulator: MSICNDVSAPPTVDDLILDATRSCVLEFGLRRTTLAEVARRAGVSRPTVYRRWPDTRSVVADLLTREIRIAIPDMNGSDPARSQLVRAVVDVAAEMRGHPLFVKILRSDPDMLMTYVVERLGTSQRAIVERVSQAIVAGQCDGSIRSGDPVQMAAMVLLTAQSAVQSGEMVAELLPAPALAAQLRIAVDSFLAPRPTP; the protein is encoded by the coding sequence ATGTCTATTTGTAACGATGTTTCTGCGCCACCGACGGTCGACGATCTGATCCTCGACGCGACGCGCTCCTGCGTGCTCGAGTTCGGGCTGCGCCGGACGACCCTCGCCGAGGTGGCACGCCGCGCCGGCGTCAGCCGTCCTACCGTCTACCGGCGCTGGCCGGACACCCGCTCCGTCGTTGCCGACCTGCTGACCCGCGAGATTCGCATCGCGATCCCCGACATGAACGGCAGTGACCCCGCGCGGTCGCAGCTCGTGCGCGCCGTTGTCGATGTCGCGGCCGAGATGCGCGGGCATCCACTCTTCGTCAAGATTCTCCGCTCGGATCCCGACATGCTCATGACCTACGTCGTCGAGCGGCTCGGTACGAGTCAGCGCGCGATCGTCGAGCGTGTGTCACAGGCGATCGTCGCCGGTCAGTGTGACGGCTCGATCCGGTCCGGTGATCCCGTACAGATGGCGGCCATGGTGCTGCTCACTGCGCAGTCTGCGGTCCAATCGGGCGAGATGGTGGCCGAGCTGCTGCCCGCACCCGCGCTCGCCGCGCAGTTGCGGATCGCGGTCGATTCCTTCCTCGCACCCCGACCGACTCCCTGA
- a CDS encoding PIG-L family deacetylase, with the protein MEPIPEDWQRGLVIVAHPDDIEYGAAAAVAHWTDQGKDIRYVLATSGEAGIAGLHPKHSGPLREEEERRSAAIVGVSHVEFLGYPDGRLEYGLDLRRDLARVIRVHRPEMVVTMNHRETWGPGFLNSADHRAVGLAVLDAVADAANEWIFPELTEPAWTGVRWAAVNAMVGTTHAVDVTSTVERAVESLCEHRAYLEALSDEPVLDQAARQIEMSTGPKPGFDAERAVGFELFVFGG; encoded by the coding sequence ATGGAACCGATTCCTGAGGACTGGCAGCGTGGGTTGGTGATCGTCGCCCACCCGGACGACATCGAGTACGGGGCGGCGGCCGCCGTCGCCCACTGGACCGACCAGGGCAAGGACATTCGGTACGTGCTCGCCACCAGTGGTGAGGCCGGGATCGCGGGGCTGCACCCGAAACACTCGGGGCCGCTTCGCGAGGAGGAGGAACGCCGGTCGGCGGCGATCGTCGGGGTCTCGCATGTAGAGTTCCTCGGCTACCCCGACGGTCGACTCGAATACGGCCTGGATTTGCGCCGGGATCTCGCCCGGGTCATCCGAGTGCACCGCCCCGAAATGGTCGTCACCATGAATCACCGTGAGACGTGGGGCCCGGGATTCCTGAACAGCGCCGACCACCGGGCGGTCGGCCTGGCCGTGCTCGACGCCGTCGCCGACGCCGCCAACGAGTGGATCTTCCCCGAGCTCACCGAGCCGGCGTGGACCGGCGTCCGGTGGGCCGCGGTGAACGCGATGGTCGGCACCACTCACGCCGTCGATGTCACGTCGACGGTCGAGCGCGCGGTCGAGTCGCTGTGTGAGCACCGCGCCTACCTCGAGGCGCTCAGCGATGAGCCCGTGCTGGATCAGGCGGCCCGCCAGATCGAGATGTCCACCGGGCCCAAGCCGGGATTCGACGCCGAGCGTGCGGTCGGATTCGAGTTGTTCGTCTTCGGCGGCTAG